A genomic window from Deinococcus detaillensis includes:
- a CDS encoding sensor histidine kinase — protein sequence MSVPPSAPEYLASGLETAEHTPLSRTVLLTRNLMPLLIVLVVVTYEEWFIPLGDANFGRLAHLAFYGLAGPLVTFFTIQWIAEGVQAREQAEGELRGLYAELSASHQRMSALQHLMREVSEPADLESLLDVAVRGTQAATGAVSVQAKLRGNVQDEQGVASRSAQEGLSRRLGEGGRYLVNETLRVSGEHLGELTLSFDTPPSSDTRELISAISSELGSAVVSTQRRTRDLITLFEVDQSIRAERNMQRLLARVTGTIAGRVQASARAAFLTDQDGVLRLEYARDPSGVIRSGGPLPDFVRRVAEGGQPGVASPAEAAEMFPGVKAALGLPLHAEDGLVGVIVLGGDGLEQERTPLLALLASQATLAVRNARAYLYSEELAIGEERNRIAREIHDGVAQSLAFCAIKLDVVGRQISSNPPQALLGVQEAGALLREQIREVRRSIFALRPIDLERYGLLETVRRYVLDFGEQHRVKVQLDIQGDIHLAPGDEAVIFRILQESLNNVAKHAKAANVVVSLIGNHSVRLTVEDDGQGFDFSQVSGRVSSAGGLGLTQMRERVETRGGQYRVESGEGRGTKIEARLPQA from the coding sequence GTGAGCGTGCCTCCCTCTGCCCCCGAATACCTTGCCAGCGGTTTAGAAACCGCCGAGCACACACCGCTGTCGCGCACGGTGCTGCTGACCCGCAACCTGATGCCGCTCTTGATCGTGCTGGTGGTGGTGACTTACGAGGAGTGGTTTATTCCGCTAGGCGACGCCAACTTTGGCCGCTTGGCGCACTTGGCGTTTTACGGCCTCGCTGGGCCGCTGGTCACCTTTTTTACCATCCAGTGGATCGCCGAGGGTGTGCAGGCCCGCGAGCAAGCCGAGGGCGAGCTGCGCGGCCTGTACGCCGAGCTCAGCGCCTCGCACCAGCGCATGAGCGCCCTGCAACACCTGATGCGAGAAGTCTCTGAACCCGCCGACCTCGAGAGCTTGCTGGACGTGGCGGTGCGCGGCACCCAGGCAGCCACCGGCGCGGTGTCGGTGCAGGCCAAACTGCGCGGCAACGTTCAAGACGAGCAGGGCGTGGCGAGCCGCAGCGCTCAGGAAGGCCTGAGCCGCCGACTCGGTGAAGGGGGACGCTACCTCGTCAACGAAACTCTGCGGGTCAGCGGCGAGCACTTGGGCGAACTGACCCTGAGCTTTGATACCCCGCCCAGCAGCGACACCCGCGAACTGATTTCAGCGATCAGTTCGGAGTTGGGCAGCGCAGTGGTCAGCACCCAGCGGCGTACCCGTGATTTGATTACCCTGTTTGAAGTCGATCAGTCGATCCGCGCCGAGCGCAATATGCAGCGCTTACTGGCCCGCGTCACCGGCACCATCGCCGGACGGGTACAGGCCAGCGCCCGCGCCGCATTTCTGACGGATCAAGACGGCGTGCTGCGGCTCGAATATGCCCGCGACCCCAGCGGCGTGATTCGCAGCGGCGGCCCGCTCCCCGATTTCGTGCGGCGGGTGGCCGAGGGTGGGCAGCCAGGGGTAGCCAGCCCCGCAGAAGCCGCCGAGATGTTTCCCGGTGTGAAGGCGGCGCTGGGCCTGCCCCTGCACGCCGAAGACGGCCTGGTGGGCGTGATCGTACTGGGCGGCGACGGCCTCGAGCAGGAGCGCACGCCGCTGCTGGCGCTGCTGGCTTCACAGGCGACGTTGGCAGTCAGAAACGCCCGCGCTTACCTCTACTCGGAAGAGCTGGCCATCGGTGAGGAGCGCAACCGCATCGCCCGCGAAATTCACGACGGAGTGGCGCAGTCGCTGGCGTTTTGCGCCATCAAACTGGACGTGGTGGGCCGTCAGATCAGCAGCAACCCCCCTCAGGCGCTGCTGGGCGTGCAGGAAGCCGGAGCGCTGCTGCGTGAGCAGATTCGGGAGGTGCGGCGCAGCATTTTCGCGCTGCGGCCCATCGACTTGGAGCGCTACGGCCTGCTCGAAACCGTGCGGCGCTACGTGCTGGATTTCGGCGAACAGCACCGCGTCAAAGTGCAGCTCGACATTCAGGGCGACATTCACCTCGCTCCCGGCGATGAGGCCGTGATTTTCCGCATTTTGCAGGAGAGCCTCAACAACGTGGCCAAGCACGCTAAAGCCGCCAACGTGGTGGTCAGTTTGATCGGCAACCACAGCGTCCGGCTGACCGTAGAAGACGACGGACAGGGCTTTGACTTCTCTCAGGTTTCGGGACGGGTCAGCAGCGCGGGCGGCTTAGGCCTGACCCAGATGCGCGAACGGGTCGAAACGCGCGGCGGTCAGTACCGAGTAGAAAGCGGCGAAGGACGCGGCACCAAGATCGAGGCACGGCTACCGCAGGCTTAG
- a CDS encoding RNA methyltransferase produces the protein MPSVTVLNLNLAVVLVSPKTSGNVGAAARAMLNMGASDLRIVAPRCDYKDSASRAMAVHAASLLDSAKIYATLKEAVAECDLVVGTSARIRADLAPPQHPAQVRPLVLAAQSAALVFGPEESGLNNADLELCRVTMLVPTAAYASLNLAQAVLLTCYEFLQAERPRVAGPTTLTEENALLEFPSRKTALSSEMEGLYGHLREVMMLTGYTDAVRARHTLRLWRVALDRGALSSAEVRLARGLLRQVQWKVGRVQAEGVEPGKAQDAPTEPQTGTPQSSS, from the coding sequence ATGCCCAGCGTGACTGTGCTCAACTTGAACCTTGCCGTCGTCCTGGTCTCTCCCAAAACTTCAGGTAATGTCGGCGCGGCGGCGCGGGCGATGCTCAATATGGGAGCCAGCGATCTGCGAATTGTCGCGCCCCGCTGTGACTATAAGGACTCAGCCAGCCGGGCAATGGCCGTTCACGCCGCTTCCCTGCTCGACAGCGCCAAAATCTACGCCACCCTCAAAGAAGCGGTGGCCGAGTGCGATCTGGTGGTGGGTACCAGTGCCCGCATCCGCGCCGACCTCGCACCGCCGCAGCACCCGGCTCAAGTCCGCCCTCTGGTGCTGGCCGCGCAGTCGGCCGCCCTAGTATTCGGGCCGGAGGAATCGGGCCTGAACAATGCCGACCTCGAACTTTGCCGCGTCACGATGCTGGTGCCGACAGCGGCCTATGCCAGCCTCAACCTCGCCCAAGCGGTGCTACTGACCTGCTACGAGTTTTTGCAGGCCGAGCGCCCCAGAGTGGCTGGCCCCACCACACTCACCGAGGAGAACGCCCTCCTGGAGTTTCCTAGCCGCAAAACGGCCCTGAGTAGCGAGATGGAAGGGCTGTACGGCCACCTCCGAGAAGTGATGATGCTCACCGGCTACACCGACGCGGTGCGGGCGCGGCACACCTTGCGGCTGTGGCGGGTGGCGCTCGACCGGGGCGCGTTGAGCTCGGCGGAAGTGCGGCTGGCCCGTGGACTGCTGCGGCAAGTCCAGTGGAAAGTTGGGCGCGTTCAGGCCGAGGGAGTCGAGCCAGGAAAAGCGCAAGACGCGCCCACCGAGCCGCAAACAGGAACTCCACAAAGTTCATCCTGA
- the dusA gene encoding tRNA dihydrouridine(20/20a) synthase DusA yields MTAGLLPPHTFSVAPMLDWTDRHCRVFHRALSKRALLYTEMITTGALLHGDAKKHLDFSPAEHPLALQLGGSDPLALAECARMAEQWGYDEVNLNCGCPSDRVQSGSFGACLMATPEVVARAVAAMRGATQLPVTVKHRIGIDDLDSYELLYHFVQTVADAGCQTFIVHARKAWLTGLSPKQNREVPPLRYDLVRQLTGDFPALTFVLNGGIQTLDDAQNHLTWAGGVMLGRAAYQTPYLLAAADRDVFGTDTLPPSRREVIEAFRPYLAEQLEQGVYLSRMLKHTLGLFAGHSGARHYKRTISERAFKDGAGLEVLDDALAGIPDSVLDSRELLPQEREARPLAATP; encoded by the coding sequence ATGACTGCTGGCCTGCTGCCCCCCCATACCTTCAGCGTCGCCCCGATGCTCGACTGGACAGACCGCCACTGCCGGGTCTTTCACCGCGCCCTGAGCAAGAGAGCGCTGCTGTATACCGAGATGATTACCACGGGAGCGCTGCTGCACGGCGACGCCAAAAAGCACCTCGACTTCTCGCCCGCTGAGCATCCGCTGGCGTTGCAGCTCGGCGGCAGCGACCCCCTAGCGCTGGCCGAGTGCGCCCGCATGGCTGAGCAGTGGGGCTATGACGAAGTCAACTTAAATTGTGGCTGCCCGTCTGACCGGGTGCAAAGCGGCAGCTTCGGCGCTTGCCTGATGGCCACACCCGAGGTGGTGGCCCGCGCCGTAGCGGCCATGCGCGGCGCGACCCAGCTGCCCGTGACGGTCAAGCACCGCATCGGCATCGATGACCTCGACAGCTATGAGCTGCTGTACCACTTTGTTCAGACGGTGGCCGATGCAGGCTGCCAGACCTTCATCGTTCACGCCCGCAAAGCCTGGCTCACTGGCCTGTCGCCCAAGCAAAACCGCGAAGTGCCGCCGCTGAGATACGACTTGGTGCGCCAGCTTACGGGCGACTTTCCGGCACTGACCTTCGTGCTGAACGGCGGCATTCAAACACTGGACGACGCCCAGAACCACCTGACTTGGGCCGGCGGGGTGATGCTGGGCCGCGCCGCGTACCAAACGCCGTATCTGCTGGCCGCCGCTGACCGCGACGTCTTTGGCACTGACACCCTGCCGCCCAGCCGCCGCGAGGTGATCGAGGCGTTCAGACCGTACCTCGCCGAGCAACTTGAGCAGGGCGTTTACCTGAGCCGAATGCTGAAGCACACGCTGGGCCTGTTTGCCGGACACAGCGGGGCGCGGCACTACAAGCGCACCATCAGCGAGCGGGCCTTTAAGGACGGCGCGGGACTAGAGGTATTGGACGACGCTTTGGCGGGCATCCCCGACAGTGTGCTGGACTCGCGGGAACTGCTGCCGCAGGAGCGCGAAGCGAGGCCATTGGCCGCTACGCCGTGA
- a CDS encoding YbhB/YbcL family Raf kinase inhibitor-like protein: MVALLALSTAQAAPAPFAVALSAGDTALKCGAATTPVLKFSGTPPSGTKSYAIIFWDQSSSALSGRWLVFDLPLGTTQLKAASASMLSVAGGKAATNEANQAGYTAVCAKGRHDLYIDYYALDVASLNLPAGAPLQTLHSAIKRHKLQEAKAHLVWPVK, translated from the coding sequence GTGGTTGCTCTGCTTGCTCTTTCCACCGCGCAGGCGGCTCCGGCTCCGTTTGCCGTTGCACTTTCCGCTGGTGATACCGCTCTCAAGTGCGGCGCGGCCACCACACCTGTACTCAAGTTCTCTGGCACGCCGCCGAGCGGCACCAAAAGTTACGCCATCATCTTCTGGGATCAAAGCTCCAGCGCACTCAGCGGAAGGTGGCTGGTCTTCGACTTGCCGCTGGGAACGACTCAACTCAAAGCCGCGTCGGCCAGTATGCTCAGCGTCGCGGGCGGCAAAGCGGCCACCAACGAAGCCAACCAAGCTGGCTACACGGCGGTGTGCGCCAAAGGCAGACACGACCTTTACATTGATTACTACGCGCTGGATGTCGCCTCGCTCAACTTGCCTGCCGGTGCGCCGCTGCAAACTTTACACTCGGCCATCAAGCGCCATAAGCTGCAAGAAGCCAAAGCCCACTTGGTCTGGCCGGTCAAATGA
- a CDS encoding glycogen synthase, with the protein MHILHVASEAYPFSRTGGLADVMAALPAELARLGHQASVLSPWYADIVGTPHEIWRGGNVRLGEINEGGVRFLFLETPAFKRPGIYHSNDVERFSVWGRLVLPVLAAVGIRFDVLHGHDWAAGLVVAHAKLRHVPSVFTIHNLQYQGRWNIDDSFGWTGLPEWVDTPEGVEFYGDLNLMKAGLVYAGHVTTVSPTYAKEITTPEFGEGLEGVLQTRLAEGKLSGVINGLDQERWNPRTDGHVLPYGTMATKEANIAALRQEFHLDDAPILSCVARLATQKGLDILLSAMPEIVKKWNLVLLGSGDTQLETAFSVWAQSSPRVRHVKGMNESLSHRLYAGAHAFAMPSRFEPCGLSQMIALRYGTPPVARRTGGLADTVPGDIGFLFDDPTPAAFLEALGRAEAAVSKPKTWNARAKRGLPLDFSWKGPAKRYLEIYQQVAAE; encoded by the coding sequence ATGCATATCCTTCACGTGGCCTCTGAGGCTTACCCCTTTTCCCGCACGGGTGGACTGGCCGATGTGATGGCTGCCCTGCCCGCCGAACTCGCCCGCCTGGGCCATCAAGCCAGCGTGCTGTCGCCCTGGTACGCCGATATTGTCGGCACGCCCCACGAGATCTGGCGCGGCGGCAATGTGCGGCTGGGCGAGATCAATGAGGGCGGCGTGCGCTTTTTGTTTTTGGAAACGCCCGCTTTCAAGCGCCCCGGCATCTACCACAGTAATGATGTGGAGCGCTTTTCGGTGTGGGGACGCTTGGTCTTGCCGGTTCTGGCCGCAGTGGGCATCCGCTTTGACGTGCTGCACGGCCATGACTGGGCTGCCGGACTGGTGGTGGCCCACGCCAAGTTGCGCCACGTGCCCAGCGTCTTTACCATCCACAATTTGCAGTATCAAGGCCGCTGGAACATCGATGACAGCTTCGGCTGGACGGGCCTGCCCGAATGGGTGGACACTCCCGAGGGCGTTGAATTTTACGGCGACCTCAACCTAATGAAAGCGGGGCTGGTGTATGCCGGACACGTCACCACCGTCAGCCCGACCTACGCCAAAGAAATTACCACCCCCGAATTTGGTGAGGGCCTAGAAGGCGTGCTGCAAACCCGGCTGGCCGAGGGCAAGCTCTCCGGCGTCATCAACGGCTTAGATCAAGAGCGCTGGAACCCGCGCACCGACGGCCACGTTTTGCCTTACGGCACGATGGCCACCAAAGAAGCCAACATCGCCGCCCTCAGACAAGAGTTTCACCTCGACGACGCCCCGATTTTGAGCTGCGTCGCACGCCTCGCCACCCAGAAGGGCCTCGACATTTTGCTCTCGGCCATGCCAGAGATCGTCAAAAAGTGGAATCTGGTGCTGCTGGGCAGCGGCGACACTCAACTCGAAACTGCTTTTTCAGTGTGGGCGCAAAGTTCGCCGCGCGTGCGGCACGTCAAAGGCATGAACGAAAGCCTGTCACACCGCCTGTACGCTGGAGCGCACGCCTTTGCCATGCCCAGCCGCTTCGAGCCGTGCGGGCTATCACAGATGATCGCCCTGCGCTACGGCACTCCGCCGGTTGCCCGCCGCACCGGAGGGCTGGCTGACACCGTACCGGGGGACATCGGCTTTTTGTTTGACGACCCCACCCCCGCCGCCTTTTTGGAAGCGCTGGGCCGGGCCGAGGCCGCCGTCAGCAAGCCCAAAACGTGGAATGCCCGCGCCAAACGCGGCTTGCCGTTAGATTTTTCGTGGAAGGGGCCAGCCAAGCGCTACTTGGAGATTTACCAGCAGGTGGCGGCGGAGTAG
- a CDS encoding endonuclease MutS2 codes for MPFDAHALETLDYPRVRAALSERAVTRMGVELAQRLCPVSDQTQIKRELDELEDALFGVALSLGGIGDVRELRERANEGRVLSGSELLEVAYALDAAMSVRRSITSNSRGPLLRLANLLGEHSLLVRRVLESLDRDGQVRDDASHKLRETRRKVEPLRTRIRERLTNSLEKWADVLQDNLITIRRDRYVLPVQASRVGQVQGIIVDASATGQTYFVEPASVTPLNNELTRLLLDEEAEVRRILTELSGLVASDNEIALTIVTIGELDLIASKAALARDWRLNRPETAPQAVYAMQEARHPLIENPVPNDLSLGENGTNLLLITGPNMGGKTATLKTLGLAVLMHQSGMYVAAGRARLAVVDDVLVDVGDEQSLEESLSTFAAHLQHLRYVLKYASPSTLILIDELGSGTDPAEGAALAQAMIEQLLVQDTRGVITSHLAPLKLFALETPGLKNASMGFDLEALAPTYQLQVGQPGRSYALSIARRMGIPGNVMTRAETILGPEGGLLERLLENLEVERRQLSQELEVAKTARREAVIERDRMHSQRQDIETRRSELLAEASQKAEAAYSQALEQVRGLRARARDESARPRVMQELRDLRRASQQERPQQSQPPEPKGDPLKVGSSVNVPAYGAAGQVMEVRGDELVVQLGVMKVNVRRRDVRLKEEINSSSLVRSFSGRTPSNFQTELQLRGQHVEEAIEELRSTIGEAAALRETPLRVVHGKGQGVLRRLIRDFLKADKRVESFHDAEPNQGGHGVTIVNLKV; via the coding sequence GTGCCGTTCGATGCCCACGCCCTAGAAACCTTAGATTATCCCCGCGTCCGCGCCGCCCTCAGCGAGCGGGCCGTCACCCGCATGGGCGTAGAGCTGGCCCAGCGCCTTTGTCCAGTCTCCGACCAGACGCAGATTAAGCGCGAACTCGACGAACTCGAAGACGCCCTGTTCGGCGTTGCCTTGTCTCTGGGCGGTATCGGCGACGTGCGCGAACTGCGCGAGCGGGCCAACGAGGGCCGGGTGTTGTCCGGCTCTGAACTGCTCGAAGTCGCTTACGCTCTCGACGCCGCCATGTCGGTGCGCCGCAGCATCACCAGCAACTCGCGGGGGCCGCTGCTGCGGCTGGCCAACTTGCTCGGTGAACACAGTCTGCTGGTGCGCCGGGTACTGGAGAGCTTGGACCGCGACGGTCAGGTGCGCGACGACGCCTCGCACAAGTTGCGCGAGACTCGGCGCAAAGTCGAGCCGCTGCGAACCCGTATCCGCGAGCGCCTGACCAACAGCCTAGAGAAGTGGGCCGACGTGCTGCAAGACAACCTGATCACCATCCGCCGCGACCGCTACGTGTTGCCGGTGCAGGCCAGCCGCGTTGGGCAGGTGCAGGGCATCATCGTGGACGCCTCGGCCACTGGGCAGACCTACTTCGTCGAACCGGCCAGTGTTACCCCGCTCAACAACGAACTGACCCGCTTGCTGCTTGACGAGGAAGCCGAGGTGCGCCGCATCCTGACCGAACTCAGCGGCTTGGTGGCCTCCGACAACGAAATTGCCCTGACCATCGTAACGATTGGCGAGCTGGACTTGATCGCTTCCAAAGCGGCCCTGGCCCGCGACTGGCGGCTGAACCGGCCTGAGACTGCGCCGCAAGCGGTCTACGCCATGCAAGAAGCCCGCCACCCGCTGATTGAAAATCCAGTGCCGAACGACCTGAGCTTGGGCGAGAACGGCACCAATTTGCTGCTGATCACCGGCCCCAACATGGGCGGCAAGACCGCGACGCTCAAAACATTGGGACTGGCCGTGCTGATGCACCAATCCGGCATGTACGTGGCTGCTGGCCGCGCCCGCCTCGCCGTCGTGGACGATGTGCTGGTGGATGTGGGCGACGAGCAGAGCTTGGAAGAAAGCCTGTCCACCTTTGCCGCCCACTTGCAGCACTTGCGCTATGTGCTCAAGTACGCCTCACCGAGCACCCTGATCCTGATCGACGAGCTGGGCAGCGGTACCGACCCCGCCGAGGGTGCGGCGCTGGCGCAGGCCATGATCGAGCAACTTCTAGTTCAAGATACGCGGGGTGTGATCACTTCGCACCTCGCGCCGCTCAAGCTGTTCGCTCTAGAGACGCCCGGCCTCAAAAATGCCAGCATGGGCTTTGACTTGGAAGCGCTTGCGCCGACTTATCAGCTTCAGGTGGGACAGCCGGGGCGCAGCTACGCGCTCTCGATTGCCCGCCGCATGGGCATTCCCGGCAATGTGATGACCCGCGCCGAAACGATCCTGGGGCCGGAAGGCGGTTTGCTGGAACGCCTGCTGGAGAATCTGGAAGTCGAGCGCCGCCAGCTTTCACAGGAACTCGAAGTCGCCAAAACGGCCCGCCGCGAGGCTGTGATTGAGCGTGACCGGATGCACAGCCAGCGCCAAGACATCGAGACGCGCCGGAGTGAATTGCTGGCCGAGGCTTCGCAAAAAGCTGAAGCGGCTTACTCGCAGGCGCTCGAACAGGTGCGGGGCTTGCGTGCCCGCGCCCGTGACGAGTCGGCCCGCCCCCGCGTGATGCAGGAGTTGCGCGATCTGCGCCGTGCTTCGCAGCAAGAACGGCCCCAGCAAAGCCAGCCCCCTGAGCCGAAGGGCGATCCGCTAAAAGTCGGCAGCAGTGTCAACGTACCGGCTTATGGCGCGGCGGGGCAGGTCATGGAAGTGCGCGGCGACGAACTGGTGGTGCAGCTCGGCGTCATGAAAGTCAATGTTCGCCGCCGTGACGTGCGCCTCAAAGAAGAAATCAATTCGTCCTCACTGGTTCGCAGTTTCAGTGGCCGCACGCCCAGCAACTTCCAGACCGAATTGCAATTGCGCGGCCAGCACGTCGAAGAAGCCATCGAGGAGCTTCGCAGCACCATTGGCGAGGCGGCGGCCCTGCGCGAAACTCCCTTGCGGGTGGTTCACGGTAAGGGGCAGGGGGTTCTGAGGCGCTTGATCCGCGATTTTCTCAAAGCCGACAAGCGGGTGGAGAGTTTCCACGACGCGGAGCCGAATCAAGGCGGGCACGGCGTCACGATTGTCAATCTGAAGGTGTGA
- a CDS encoding Nramp family divalent metal transporter: protein MIKAPSPVPEPERREQKHNLLNALGPGLITGASDDDPSGIATYSQVGAQFGYGLLWAMLFSYPLMATIQEISGRLGRVTGHGIAGNMRRAYAPVWLWLVTALLIVANVINLGADIGAMGEAVQLLIGGPALLYAALFAALSVLLQVFVPYTRYAQILKWLTASLLAYVATVFVVHVPWGQALRATLLPHFSGGAASIQALVAVLGTTISPYLFFWQASEEVSDMDTHVLEHPLKQAPQEAPEQFRRIRTDTFIGMAFSNLVAFFIILTAAVVLHAHGQTDIQTASQAAEALRPVAGRFAFILFAAGLVGTGLLALPVLAGSVGYALGEALSWPVGLERKPYQAKGFYVIIALSTLLGLGLVLVQIDPIKALYYSAIINGVAAAPVMLLLMLMTANERVMGEFTVKGWLRGLGWLGTGVMALAAAAMFATMRK from the coding sequence ATGATCAAAGCGCCCTCTCCTGTGCCTGAGCCTGAACGCCGCGAACAAAAACACAACCTGCTCAACGCCCTCGGGCCGGGCCTCATCACTGGGGCCAGCGACGATGATCCGAGCGGCATCGCCACTTACTCGCAGGTCGGGGCGCAGTTCGGTTACGGCCTGCTGTGGGCGATGCTCTTTTCTTATCCGCTGATGGCCACCATTCAAGAAATCAGTGGCCGACTCGGCCGCGTGACCGGACACGGCATCGCCGGAAACATGCGCCGCGCTTACGCGCCAGTGTGGCTGTGGTTGGTCACCGCGCTGCTGATCGTCGCCAACGTGATCAATCTGGGGGCCGACATTGGCGCGATGGGCGAAGCAGTGCAGCTGCTGATCGGCGGCCCAGCGCTGCTCTACGCAGCCCTGTTCGCCGCGCTGTCGGTGCTTCTGCAAGTCTTCGTGCCATACACCCGCTATGCCCAGATTCTCAAATGGCTGACGGCTTCGCTCCTGGCCTACGTCGCCACTGTGTTCGTGGTGCATGTGCCTTGGGGTCAGGCGCTGCGGGCCACGTTGCTGCCGCACTTCAGTGGAGGCGCGGCGTCGATTCAGGCGCTGGTCGCGGTGCTGGGCACCACCATCAGCCCTTACCTGTTTTTCTGGCAGGCGTCCGAGGAAGTCTCCGACATGGACACCCACGTCCTCGAGCATCCCCTCAAGCAAGCGCCGCAGGAAGCGCCTGAACAGTTCCGGCGCATTCGCACCGATACCTTCATCGGCATGGCCTTTTCCAATCTGGTGGCCTTTTTCATTATCCTGACGGCGGCAGTGGTGCTGCACGCGCACGGACAGACCGATATCCAGACCGCTTCGCAGGCTGCCGAGGCGCTACGGCCCGTCGCCGGGCGTTTTGCCTTCATCCTGTTTGCGGCGGGTCTGGTGGGTACTGGGCTGCTGGCCCTGCCAGTGCTGGCCGGATCGGTGGGCTACGCGCTGGGAGAGGCGCTGAGCTGGCCGGTGGGTCTGGAGCGCAAGCCCTATCAGGCCAAAGGCTTTTACGTCATCATCGCGCTGTCTACGCTGCTGGGCCTGGGGTTGGTGCTGGTGCAGATCGATCCGATCAAGGCGCTTTATTACTCGGCGATTATCAACGGCGTGGCGGCGGCCCCGGTGATGCTGCTGCTGATGTTGATGACGGCCAACGAGCGGGTCATGGGCGAATTCACAGTGAAGGGCTGGCTGCGGGGACTGGGCTGGCTGGGCACCGGCGTGATGGCGCTGGCCGCCGCCGCCATGTTCGCCACGATGAGGAAGTGA
- a CDS encoding ArsB/NhaD family transporter, protein MTLFAALAVFAATLFLVIVRPFKLNIALGAGLGASAALLLGLVQWADVWVVWQATWNATFTLIALIVLSLLLSEAGLFRFVALHLARWAGGNMARLFVLLILFGAVLAALLANDGAVLILTPVALELCELLELKRPAGLALLFATGFIVDAASLPLITSNLTNLISADQFKLGFAAYVAVMGPVNLAAVAAGLAALWWRFHKSLPAGYAVQGLPAPNSALQDVAVCGVGAGLLAALLISFFLAPRWGIPESLPALLAAAALLLTAWARGRPAVTVLKNAPWSVVVFSLGMYLVVYGLRNAGVTDAAGSVFAALWQRGSWALAYGLGGLMTLASAMSNNLPALLIGALGIEQAKLPPHAETLAVYANIVAANLGSKLTPLGSLATLLWLRLLAARKWQVSWGEYLRLSWAVTLPTLLLTLCALVLLHH, encoded by the coding sequence GTGACTTTGTTCGCTGCTCTGGCCGTATTCGCCGCGACGCTGTTTTTGGTGATCGTCCGCCCCTTTAAGCTCAATATCGCGTTGGGCGCTGGGCTGGGCGCGTCGGCGGCGCTGCTGCTGGGCTTGGTGCAGTGGGCAGACGTGTGGGTGGTCTGGCAAGCCACCTGGAACGCCACCTTCACCCTCATCGCGCTGATTGTCCTCAGCTTGCTGCTCAGCGAAGCGGGGCTGTTCCGCTTTGTAGCGCTGCACTTGGCGCGGTGGGCCGGCGGAAACATGGCGCGGCTGTTCGTGCTGCTGATCTTGTTTGGGGCGGTGCTGGCCGCTCTCCTCGCCAATGACGGCGCGGTGCTGATCTTGACGCCGGTTGCCCTGGAGTTATGCGAACTGCTCGAACTCAAGCGCCCGGCTGGACTGGCCCTGTTGTTTGCCACCGGCTTTATCGTGGACGCCGCCAGCTTGCCACTGATCACCTCCAACCTCACCAACCTCATCAGCGCCGATCAGTTCAAGCTGGGTTTTGCGGCTTACGTCGCCGTGATGGGGCCGGTCAATTTGGCGGCAGTGGCGGCGGGGTTGGCAGCGCTGTGGTGGCGCTTTCATAAAAGTTTGCCAGCCGGGTACGCCGTACAGGGTTTGCCTGCGCCCAACTCAGCGTTGCAAGACGTGGCGGTGTGTGGGGTGGGCGCGGGGTTGCTGGCAGCACTGCTGATCAGTTTTTTTCTCGCGCCGCGCTGGGGCATTCCTGAAAGTCTGCCCGCGCTCTTGGCGGCGGCGGCGCTGCTGCTGACCGCTTGGGCGCGGGGCCGTCCGGCGGTGACTGTGCTCAAAAATGCGCCGTGGTCGGTGGTGGTCTTTTCGCTGGGCATGTATCTAGTGGTCTACGGCTTACGCAACGCCGGAGTCACCGACGCAGCGGGAAGCGTCTTCGCGGCGCTGTGGCAGCGCGGTTCTTGGGCACTGGCTTACGGCCTCGGCGGGCTGATGACGTTGGCCTCAGCCATGTCCAATAATCTTCCGGCGCTGCTGATCGGAGCGCTGGGCATCGAACAGGCCAAGCTGCCGCCACACGCCGAAACGCTGGCGGTCTACGCCAACATCGTGGCGGCCAACCTCGGCTCCAAGCTCACGCCGCTGGGCAGCCTGGCGACGCTGCTGTGGCTGCGCCTCCTCGCGGCACGGAAGTGGCAGGTGTCTTGGGGCGAGTATCTGCGCCTGTCTTGGGCCGTGACCTTGCCGACGTTGCTCCTGACCTTGTGCGCTTTGGTGCTGCTGCACCATTAA